The DNA window TCCTTCTGGGGGTGCTGGCTGCGGTGGGCCCCTCTGCCTGGGCTGTGGATGGGGGCTGTGCCCTCAGAGAGCCCTGGCTGGGGCCCTGCCCCGGGTTTCTGGTCCTGCTCCTTTTCCCATGCTGCCTTTGACTGAGGCTCTACCAGGGGTGAGGCTACAGGGGCTCTACCAGCACCTGCTGGCCAGTGGCTGACTTGAGGTCAGACCCAGCCCTGTCAGCCATGGCCCCATGTCTAATAGCATCTGTGCCAAGCCCTCCACGGGAGCACTTGGGCCTTTTGGGATCAGCTGGCCATTGCTGGGCCTCCCCCCAGCTCCAGCAGTTCATGTGTTCACTGCTCGTCTTGGTCCTTCTGGCGCCTTCTCTGACCTGCTATGGACGGGTGGGTCAGATTCCCCTGAGGGCTCTCTCCCCGCCAGCtctgctccattgctctgctatAGACCAGTCACTCTCTGGAGGCTCAGAGCAGAGCagtggggggtgtggggtggggtggccaggctctgtgctctgggcTTTGTGGGGTTTGGGGCCTAGGTAGGGGTGCTGTGTTGGGTTGATGCAGTGGGAAGACTGCCCCAAAGGTGGCCTTGAACAAGGCCTGGGTGAACCTAGTGAGAAAtgagtggagaggagggaggtcaGGGAGGCAGCGGCCGAGGGCTCATCAGTCCAGGCTCCGGATGCTAGCTGGAAACTTCCTGGTTTCCTGACCCTTTCCATACTTAGGGAGAGGCTCTCTGCACCAATAATTCCGGAATCTGTCACCTCCCTGGGAACATAAATGCACAAGGAAAATAATCCGCAGCGTCTCTTACAGCTCAGAAGGGGAAATGGATGATCTATCTCTCGGATTCTCAAAATAGCTGAGATTTCTCCAAGCCAAGTGAAGTCTGTGGGCTGGAGCTGGGCGCCGGGGCTCGGGCTGCCTGCGGGCCGTTCACCCTCCTCCCATACCTGAATCCACCCTGTATTGGGCCCAGGTGGGAGGCGCCTCTGTGCCTGCCTCGgggtctccctgccccctgggggCTGTGTCCACTGGAGAGCCTCACTTTCAGGGGTCCCAGCCCCCGGGGGTTGCCCCCAGGAGGTATGTGGCCCGGCTCCTTGGGGGGCTGAGTCTGGGGCAATTTTATATTTAGCTGGGCCATGGCTGCGGGGCACTCGGGTTACAGCGGCACAGAAGGCAGCGGTGCCAGGGCAGGCGCGGGCTCCCTTCCAGCACCGCGGCAGAATTTGATCACGCCGGCCCGGCCCAGAGCGCTTGGCGTGGGGAGGTCCGCGGTGGGGGCTGACGGCCGGCAGCTGGGGCCGCCGACTGCGGTGGGCAGAATAGGGCAGCATGGACCTGAACATGAGCATGGTGGCCCGGGAGGCCAGCCAGGGCCTAACCCCGGGCCCCAGCCTCGGCCTCAATGGCTTCCCCCGGATCGCACCCACCAAAGTGACCAAAAAACCTAAAAAGGCTGTTCTCTTCTTCGAGGTGGAGATTTTGGACGCAAAGACGCGGGAGAAGCTTTGCTTCCTGGACAAGGTAGGACCCTGGTGCCAGCTGTACTGGGCCAAGGGCACTGGGCCCGGGTCCCTATTCCTTCCTGGGGCTTCTGGTTGTGAGGAGATGGGAGCTGTCCAGCTGGACCCTTTGTGCCCCTCCAACGTGTTTTGACTCCCTACCTGCTCCTCAGGCATACAAGGGACACTGTCCCCAGGCCTGTCGCTGCCAGCTTGGGGTGGAGTGGGCAGCGATGGCCCTTGGGTGTGGCCAGGAGCTGGCTCCTGGTAGGAGGAAACGAAGCAGCCTTGGTGGACCCTGTAGGGCTTTGGGGCCTGGGAAGAAGGCGGGTGTTCTGGGACCTGCTGCAGGGAGTTCTGGTCCCTAGAGGCCTTCTTTCTGAGGGGAGCcgtgggtggggtgaggaggagagacagagaagcaggcccgGTGAAGCAGGGGTATCCTGGCCGCCTTTGGTTAAACCAAGCCTCAGGCCTACAGCTACCCCGCTCTGGTAGGGCCCTTGCTGCTCCTTTCGGCCTTGGGGGGGGGGCTTGGACTCCACCCGTCCCCCTCCCGTAGCAGCTTCCTAGGCCCCCGGTCCAACCCCCTTATCAGGAAGGGTCCTTGATCATACGCTACCCTGCCCCAACTTCTTTGCGGCCTGTGCTTCCCCCAGGTGGAACCCCATGCCACCATTGCCGAGATCAAGAACCTTTTCACCAAGACCCGTAAGTCCAGGGCCCATTTGCGCTGCCCTCCCATGACCCCTCTGGGCAGGCGCCTCTGGGTGGGACCCAATTCTGCACTCCTCTCCCCCAGGGTTCTGCAGAGATGCCCCCAGTGTGGCCATTGGCTTGCCTGGAGCAGGTGTCCCTGTGTGGCCATTGGCAGGAACGCCCTTGCTGGCTTTCGGAAGGACAACATCCTGCCTCTGCCTGGGCTGTTTCCAGCTGAGGCACAGGCCTCAGAGCCCTTGTCCCAGGACTGGAGACGTGGGGTCCCTGGGCTCTGCTATGCTATGTGCTGTGATGCCCTGCTCTCCCCACAGATCCACAGTGGTACCCTGCCCGCCAGTCCCTCCGCTTGGACCCCAGTGAGTACAGCTGTCTGCTCGGCTGCCCCTAGGCTCCCGGGTGGCGGTGGGCAAAGGTCTGGGCAGCCCTGAGCCCTGGCCTGTCTCTGCAGAGGGCAAGTCCCTGAAGGATGAGGATGTTCTACAAAAGCTGCCCGTGGGCACCACGGCCACACTCTACTTCCGGGACCTAGGGGCCCAGATCAGCTGGGTGACGGTGAGTCTCAGACCTATTTGTGGCCTCCTCTCCCGTCAGCCACGTTGGGGTGACTCACCTGCTCCCCATACCCTCAGGTCTTCCTGACCGAGTACGCAGGGCCCCTCTTCATCTACCTGCTCTTCTACTTCCGGGTGCCCTTCATCTACGGCCACAAATACGACTTCACGTCCAGCCGGCACACAGTGGTGCAGTGAGTGGGGCCAGGTGgaagggggcagtgggggagggtggagaggccTGCTGGACCTGCCCAGCTGAGCCAGCTCCCCCGCCACCCTAGCCTCGCCTGCATCTGCCACTCATTCCACTACGTCAAGCGTCTGCTGGAGACGCTCTTTGTGCACCGCTTCTCCCATGGCACCATGCCCTTGCGCAACATCTTCAAGGTGAGCGCCCTGgggtaccccccacccccgctccctgCTGTGGGACATGTCCCGTCCTTCCCTCTGCTGGGCCAGGCCTCATCCCAGCCCTGCTTGCTTTCAGAACTGCACCTACTACTGGGGCTTCGCTGCCTGGATGGCCTATTACATCAACCACCCTCTCTACACACCCCCCAGTAAGTGGCCTTGGagctgccctgccccaccctggcGCCTCCCACCCCACCGGGCTCTCCCCTCATAGgcctcccttctctgcttcccCTTCAGCCTATGGAGCTCAGCAGGTGAAACTGGCGCTCGCCATCTTCGTGGTAAGCAGGCCCggaggaggggagtggggcgGGGAGTCTGGGGGGCTCAGGGCTGACCCTGCCGCTCCAACAGATCTGCCAGCTTGGCAACTTCTCCATCCACATGGCTCTGCGGGACCTGCGGCCGGCTGGTGAGTGGCCTGTCCCAGACAAAGGGTGGTGGTGAGCGGGCTGCTCCAGAGGGTCTCACTTGCCCCTCCTGTCCTGCCTGCCAGGGTCCAAAACCAGGAAGATCCCCTACCCTACCAAGAATCCCTTCACCTGGCTCTTCCTGCTGGTGTCCTGTCCCAACTATACCTACGAGGTGAGGGTCtgccctgctctcctctcctctccctccagggGCTGGGGTCCCACCCACATGGAGGGGCCAGCCCCTAATAGAGGTGCCTGGCTCCGTAACTGCTTTAGCCATTTGGAGCATATGGAGATGGAAAAGCTGGCCTTTCTGGGTGTTGGGGCGTGGTTAAGGCAGCTCTAGGGGTCTGGGGGTGGCTTCATAAGGTTCCTGTTTACTCAAGGCCTCTCTGGCACTGGAGTTTGGTCTCCACCTCCTCACTCTGAAAGGGTTGGGGGGAAGAGTTGGCTCCGGGGGTTGGCGAGGCGTCTGCAGAACAGCAGGCATTAACCACCCTCACCCCTGACCGCTCTCCCCACAGGTGGGGTCCTGGATTGGCTTTGCCATCATGACACAGTGTCTCCCAGGTGAGCCCACTGTCCCTTGCTCCTTGGGGCCCAGCCTACTAGGGCTGTGCAGCCCCTCCCTGAtgcccctgctctgccccacAGTGGCGCTCTTCTCCCTGGTGGGCTTCACTCAGATGACCATCTGGGCCAAGGGCAAGCACCGCAGCTACCTGAAGGAGTTCCGAGACTACCCGCCCCTGCGCATGCCCATCATCCCCTTCCTGCTCTGAGGTCATtctgggggaggagtgggggactATGCTCTCCAGCACTTGGAATAAAACCTGCCTCTCCCTGACAAACTTGGACTCAGGCTTTCTttggggcggcggcggcggtcggggggtgggggtggggtggtggtggttttgggACCACACCACAGAAAGAGGCCCGGTTCCAGCTGAGGGGCCTGGAGGCTTTTATTTATCAACTTGTCCAACAGGGTGGGGGCGGACCCACTACAGGGCGACCTCAGGGGCCACCTCACCGGACCCCTGGCCTCGGGCCACatctgcctccctctgctctcGCCGCTTCTTCCGCTGGAGCAGCCGACGTTCCCGCTCATACTCCTTCATGCGCATCACGTAGCTGCAAACAGAGCACGTGAACAGCGGTCAGGCAGCCAGGCCCTCCCACGCCCCGGGCAGAAGGGACAGGAGTAGGTGCCCCACAGCTTTCTGGGAAGCCTCTGAGTGGGAAAGACCTGTGTGCCTGGCTGAAGCGTGGGGTGTGCCTGGGCCAGAGCTGCCTGGCTGACACCAGTGAGCCCAGGGCTGAAGCTGGGCCTCCAACCTGGAACCCGGCCTGGCCATTCCTCCAGGGGCCTCAGAGCCATCCAGCCCTCCTGCAGGCCCCTTGGGATTCCTCCGAACCAAGTTGGGGCCTGGCCAGAACCTCAGAGCCGGCTGGCTGTCTTGTCTGTGGGGCAGTGTCCTGCTGGGGGCGGGTCTGGGGCTCACTCGAGGTGCTCGCAGTATTCCCAGTCGTGCTGCTCGTGCTTGCAGGCCAGGAAGTTGGGGAAGCTGTCGCGCTTGCACTTGAGCAGCCGGATGAGGTAGTGGGCGCAGTAGTCCCGCTGCTGCAGCACCAGCTGTGCATCGTTCATCTGCTGCTGGGTGGCCACCATCTCTGCAAGGAGGGCAGGCTTGCTGGGCTCGAACTGCCCGAGACCCGTCCCCCACCCTCACACCAGACTCCCGGGAGCCCCCACTGGCATGTGGCACCTGCAGTACAGCCACCCTCCATCAGTGTCCTTTCTAATGTGTGCGAAGACCACAAGGACGCTGAGGCCCAGACATGGAAAGGGTCCCTCTCCCCATCACCCCAGGATGCCTCCGCATCTGTACTGGATCCTTGCGTCCCCTTCCCTGGGgctccctcccccaggctcaCTCTCCAGACAGCTCCACCCTGCAGAGCCCATGCTCGGAAACTACCTTCTACCTTCTCTCACTGTGTAGTCCAGCGGAGGGCCACTCCCCAGCGCTGCCTGGGGCATCTgcatcctggccccaccctgcCAGCAGCCTCCACCTCCTCTGCTAAGAAGTGGAGTCCTGTTCCCAGCTCTAGAGTCAACAGTGTGCGAATACATGTGAAGCACTTGGGCCCATGCCTCAGAGGAGCTGAACTGGCTCCTGGTCCTGGTGCCGTGGCCACTGGGCATATCCGATGGGGTGAAATCACCCTTACAAGGCTGACTGGGGCTGGTAGGACTGGACACCTACCCCAGCCTATGACCAGCCACTCTCctcagcccaacatggggccctgGACCCAGGCGTCCTGCATCCTCAGGACCAGCCCCACTCCCCTCAACATCTTCTTGGTCCAGGGGCCTCCCCATCAGCCCCAAAAGGTGTCCACGGCGATCTTGCACCTTCCCCTGGCGGGCTTCCTTCCCCTCTGTTTTCCAGTCCCATTTTTCTGCCTCCCAGCCGGACCTCATCTCCTGCCCCTGCACCCATGCTCTTCCAGCCCTCATGCTGCCCACACATGGTTTCACCAGGTTCTCCAGAGATGCCAGGGCTCCATGCTTCCTCAACTTCCTGCCTGCTTCTTTCTCGAATGCTCTTTTCCCCACTGCTCCCTGGGACCACTCTCTGGCTGCCCAAACATTAAATGGTGGCTTCCAGTGGTTCTTGCTAGGAGCTCTCTGCTCATTCTCATTCATGGCTCGATCCCACTTCACAGGTGGATGGGCCCCAACTTGGTCCCGCCAACCTCATCTGAGCCCCAGGCCTGGGTATCCACCTGCAGTGTGGCACCAGCAGCAGTGGGGTCTCTGGTGTCAGGCAGGAGTCACacagcacctactgtgtgctaggtgTTGGAGATACAGCAGGGAACATGCTAGACAAGGGTGCCTGCCCTCGGAGGCAGACACAACAATTAGGTAGGTGGAACCAGCTTATCACAGAATGTCTGGCAATGCTCAGTATTAGAGAGAAAAGTAaagcaagggagagagggggCAGTGTTGGGGTACCCCTTAGATGCAGGCGTCCCTTAGAAAGGCATCTGAAGGTGAGGAAGTGAGTCATACCTGGGGGAAGAGCATTCCCAGTGGTGGAACAGCAGGTTGAAAGGCCCCGAGGTGAGAAAAGGTTCAGGATGCACCAGGGATCTAGGCCCCCCACACAAGCATGTGGCCGGAGCTAGAGCCAGGGGCAAGCTTGGTGGGGAAGTCAGGAATTCTGTTCTGGACCTGCTGAGTGGGAGATGCCCACGAATCTGGAGTTAAGGGTCTAGGCCCAGCTGGAGATaaaaaactgggagcatcacaaGGCACCCAAAACCAGGGGACTGGCAGAGACCCCCAGGGCTGGGTGGGAGTGCGTGGAGATGGAAGGTCAAAGCAGCAAGGTACCTCACCATTTATAAGGCAGGGACATGGGGAGGAATCCTGAGGGCCCATCAGTGAGGTGTGTGGGCATGTGGGCGCCTGGGCACCAGGTGAAGAGGGGTTTCCAGGAAGTGTAGCGATCAACTTCGATGCCAGTTGCAGTGGGTTAGAACAGAGAACTGACAACCGGTTCAGGGATACAGACagagtgggggctgggtgggaagCTGGACAGGAGCCCCTTCTGTGAAGTGGTGGGGATTCAGCTGGAGGGATTTTGAAACGGTGGAAATAAGTGTGTTTGCATGATGATGAGAAAACCAGTGTTACACAAGGAGAAGGGTTGGGTCAGACAACAGGCAAGGGGATGTGACAGGTGGCACAAAGGGTCCGTCTGGagtggcagggggcgggggcgcaCGCCCGGCTAGTGCATGAGCAGATCATCTGGTGGAACAAGAGAGAAGGCCATCACAGAGATGCAGGGAAGCTGAGCTCTTTTGGTTGcttgtattttcttaataagaGATATAAGTGACTAGCTGGAGGGAGGTACTTGAATTCTGAGAGAGAAGGTATGGGGTTTAGAAAGGCACGAGAACAAGCCCAGTGCCACAGAAGGTAGCAGGAAAACCAGTCGCGTGAGGGTCAGCAAGGGGAGGCATGTGGAGAGCAGCCAGCCAGGTTGCGTGTTTTTCTCCTGTAATGTTCGGCTGCGCAGGGATAGATGCCAAGGAAAGCCCAGTCTGACCCCAGTTTTGGTTTAGCCAAGCAAGAAAGAGGAGCAGGGACCTGTGCCATTATGGGCAAAGGATTCACAGGATAAGGAGGTGGGGGGCTGACAGGATGCTGGTTCACGTGGGACTGGCGGACCATTAGGATTTGGGACACTGGAGGAGTCCACCACCTCCTAACGTTCTCTCTGCACTCCACTGGCTTAGAGGTCTCCCTGTCGCTCCCCACGCAGCAGCCAGCATCTTTTGACTAAGCAAGTCTGGTCATGTCCCTCTGCTTAGAAGCAGGGACTCTCCCCTCTCCTTGTATTTTATCTGGCCAACTCCTACGTATCCCCTCTCAGATGTCGCTTCCAGCCACCGCCTCCTGGAAGCCTGCCTTGATACCCCAGGTGCCGCCCCCTCGAGATATGCCCGGTTCCGCTATCTTTCCCACAGGGCTGGAGTTCCCACTTGTCAGTGTCTGCTGTATGGACCGTGCTCAACTTGAGACTTGGCCAGGCTGGCTCCCGATATGCCTGTGATAATGCTACATAAAAAGAGCAACGAGCAGGACATGTGCGGCGTGAGGGGGCCCCTCTTGTGTTTAGTGTATGACCCGAAAAGCAGTACCATCTGGACAGAGATACAGCGGACACGTCCCTTCCGTGATacaccctgccctgcctccccactgcctccaGGACCAAGCCCGGCTCCGACCGCCTCTCGGCCCCAGACTGCCACTCTCGCCCCCGGGGTTTTTGCTTCaactgtgacttctgtttgggaTGCCTCCATACTCAGCCAGGCTCACGGGAGTCCTCTACACTGTTCCGAGCCACGCTGCCGGGGCTGAGCCCAGACACAGCGCCGGGACTCCGAGCCCAACCCTGGGTACCCCGCGATTCGGGAGTTCTGGGCGTCCACGTCCCACTCCCGCGGGCCGCGCCTGCGCACTGGGCCTCACCGCGCTCCTTGCGCCCCGGGAAGCCGTAGTCGGGGGGGAAGGTGGGCATCCGTTGGGGGTCGGGCTCCCCCGATGGATCGGTCACATAACGCCGGGCCAGATGCGCCCCCATGGCTGCAGTCGCCGCAGATTCCCGCAGCAGCCGGGGGTCACCTCGCTCCTACCCGGAAGCACTACTCCTTGCAAGCCACAGCTTCCGGGTCGCACTGGCTGCTGCCGTGATCAGGGAGACGAACGGCTCAGAAGGACTTCCGTTCTCTTGCGCGCCACCTGGCGGTCAGGCGGAGACCGCACAGGCGCAGCAGTGCCCTGGAGAGATCAGGTGGACTCCAGAAAGGGTCTTCCGGCTTCTGGAGACAATCTGGGCGGGCGATGAGGAAGGGGTCGACCAGGGGCATTTTCCCACCCTCCCTAGGCACAAacgaaaattattattattattatttgaaagattttatttatttatttgactgagagacagcgagagaaaacacaagcctggggagtgggagagggagaagcggatttgaacactacatcaaaaattaatgatgtactggggcgcctgggtggctcagtgggttaagccgctgccttcagctcaggtcatgatctcagggtcctgggatcgagtcccacatcgggctctctgctcagcagggggcctgcttcccttcctctctctgcctgcttctctgtctacttgtaatctctgtcaaataaataaataaaatcttaaaaaaaaattaatgatgtactatatgttggctaacttaacataataaccaaaaaaaaacccattcgaatttgtcttaaaaaaaaactcctgcGCAGTACTGATGATATAATTAGCAAACATCAAAAGTTTAAATgcaattattcaaaataaatgttttaattgattaatttaaatactcaaagttataaataaaactatttaaagctgaattttaattttatttttattatttatttacttttaaacaattttacttatttatttgttagggaaagagagcacaagcacggggagcaacaggcagagggaaaagcagcctccccactgagcaaggagcctgattcagtCTCCAtgccaaaaccctgggatcatgacctgagctgaaggcagacgcttaactgactgagctacccaggtgtcccttattttatttttaaagattttatttattattatttattaataattatatatattatataatattatttattattaatatcattgtataataatatataataattatattatatcatatataatataatattattattatatattaatatattattatatattataatgatgATCATtatcataatataatataattatgatatatgataatataattatgatatataattatgataatgatcataattaaaaatcaattaatatataatgataattataatatattataattattataatataataataattataataacaattattatataatataacaatatattaatatataataatataatataatataatattatataataatataatataatattatatattatataataattatttattatttatgattatttatttatctctgagagagagaaaaagagagcacaagcatgggtaggggcagagagagagggagaagcagacttctcctATGTGGGGTTTGAACCTAGGAGCGctggatcaagacctgagccggaGTCAGACGCTCAGATGACCGAGGCTCCTCCCCCTGGGCCCCTAAAGCTGAAAGGTAGACTTCTAACAAGCTGAAATTTTAAGTCCTTTTGGGTACTTTTGTAAAAATAAGACTCAGTTCTACTATCCCTCTAATTGCCACTGTAAAGAATTGGTATTACATTTCACACTTGTTACATTAGGGCTTACATATATGCAAATTTTAGAGTATAGCACGTTGTTTAGTACTACCAGATAGGACTTAGCCTCAGTATTCAACTGTAACAAATGGTGTGTTAATTTATTACTCTTCGGAAACCTGCCTGGGGACACAAAGAGAAACCATTCAATTGGTGCTTGGCGGGGCTGGGTGCACCTTTCAGAAAGGAAATTAGACCATGTCATTCCTTGGCTAAAACCCTCCCTTGGGTCCCCATTTCATATGGAATAAAAACTGGACCCAGCCTGAAAGTGTCTGACTCAGGAGGTATGGGGTAGAGcaccagaatctgcatttctttctttcctttttttttttttttttttttttaagattttatttatttatttgacagacagagatcccaagtaggcagagaggca is part of the Mustela nigripes isolate SB6536 chromosome 2, MUSNIG.SB6536, whole genome shotgun sequence genome and encodes:
- the NDUFB7 gene encoding NADH dehydrogenase [ubiquinone] 1 beta subcomplex subunit 7, whose translation is MGAHLARRYVTDPSGEPDPQRMPTFPPDYGFPGRKEREMVATQQQMNDAQLVLQQRDYCAHYLIRLLKCKRDSFPNFLACKHEQHDWEYCEHLDYVMRMKEYERERRLLQRKKRREQREADVARGQGSGEVAPEVAL
- the TECR gene encoding very-long-chain enoyl-CoA reductase, translating into MKHYEVEILDAKTREKLCFLDKVEPHATIAEIKNLFTKTHPQWYPARQSLRLDPKGKSLKDEDVLQKLPVGTTATLYFRDLGAQISWVTVFLTEYAGPLFIYLLFYFRVPFIYGHKYDFTSSRHTVVHLACICHSFHYVKRLLETLFVHRFSHGTMPLRNIFKNCTYYWGFAAWMAYYINHPLYTPPTYGAQQVKLALAIFVICQLGNFSIHMALRDLRPAGSKTRKIPYPTKNPFTWLFLLVSCPNYTYEVGSWIGFAIMTQCLPVALFSLVGFTQMTIWAKGKHRSYLKEFRDYPPLRMPIIPFLL